The sequence AATGTAAGGTTTAAATAGAGTTGGTTTTATCAGTACTAAATAATTAGAATGCATTAAATTAAAATATTATGAGGTCGAATCTGTTTTTTGTGATATTCGCTGTTTTACTGATTACAATTAGTTGTAAACAAGAAGAAGCAAATGATTTTGTAAGTCTGAATAAATCCAAATCCTGGAATCTGCAATTTGAAGACGACTGCACCGAAAACTGGCAACAAAACTGGTTTAAAGATGGTCTCATTTCACAGGTAAAACAAGATGAAGATGGTATGGATTTAATTGCCGGCCCTGTGAACCGAGACGATGCCCACCACACCGTGCTTTGGACCAAACGATCGTTTGAAGGCGATATAAAAATAGAATACGAATACACCCGGACTGATAGCCAGATTGTAAATGTAAACATCCTGTACATTCAGGCGCAGGGCATTGGAAAAGACGGGCGTGGAGCCGATATTACCGAATGGAACACCTACCGGGATACGGCCAATATGTGGAAGTATTATTTCTACATGGATCCGCTGCACATCAGTTATGCAGCTTTTCCGATGGTAAACGACGATCCTGAAGATGATTATGTGCGCGTGCGAAAATACCCGGCTGAAACCCAGGAGAAATTTAAGGATACGGAGGTTTTACCTGCCTATTTTAAAACCGGGCTGTTTTTGTCGGATGTAACCTACAAAATCACCGTCATTAAAACCGAGTCGAAACTCTATTTTAACGTTAAAGGAAATGGCGATGAAAAGTTATTCTCTTGGGATTTAGCAGAAGGACAATCGCCAAAAGAGGGAAGAATTGGACTGCGCCATATGTACACCCGCTCGGCACGGTATAAAAACTTTAAAGTTTGGACGAAGTAGAATAGAAATGCCAAAGGTTCTTCCGCTTCATTGCAGTATGCTCAGAATGACGAAATATTAGGTTTGAAAAGGCTGAGCGAAGAATTATATACACGAAAATGAAAACCACTAAGAATAAAATGAATACTAAAATACAATTTACATTAACAGCCATCCTAGTATTGGCAATCAACATTATTTACGCACAAAAAGTAAATGTAATTTACACAACTCCAAACGAGCGTTGGGTAGAAGCAAAAAAAGTAGCTAAGACGGAAAAATCTGGCGATGTGGCCGATATTACCGTTTACACCGATGAAAAGCTTCAGGTGATTGACGGCGTTGGCGGTGCTTTTAACGAGTTGGGTTGGACAGCTATTCAGGCCCTGCCAAAAGAAAAGCAGAACGAGATTTTCAAGGCCCTTTTTTCTGAGGATGGATGTAATTTTTCCATGTGTCGCATTCCTTTGGGGGCAAGTGATTATGCCTTGAGTTACTACTCGAGCAACGATGTGCCCAAAGACTTTGCTATGCGCGATTTTAACATCGACCGCGACAAATTTATCCTGATTCCATACATCAAAGAGGCATTAAAAGTGCGTCCCGACCTAATGGTTTGGGCTTCTCCCTGGTCGCCTCCCGCCTGGATGAAAGTTAACGAGCACTATGGCATGAGCAGCGGCGAATTTGGAAATGCTGTTGATGGAAATAGAATGGATGAGGGCGCTCAAATTTTCAACAATGCCACCGCTTTTAAAATGCAGGAACGTTACCTGAAAGCCTATGCCCTTTATTTCTCGAAATTTGTTCAGGCATATAATAAGGAAGGCGTGCCGTTGTTCGCCATTCAACCTCAAAATGAAGTGGCTTTTCAACCCAATTGGCCAAGCTGTACCTGGCGCCCCGAAGATATGGCCTATTTTATTGGCGAGTTTTTAGGACCGCAATTTGAAAAAGATAATCTGGATGCTGAGATTTGGTTGGGTACTGTTAATGCCGGAAATCCACAATACGTAAGAACCATTTTGGAACATAAGACTGCACAAAAATACATTACAGGCGTTGGTTTCCAATGGGGTGGTGCAAAGTCGATTCCAACCATTAACAAAGAATTTAAAAACATTAAACTCATGCAAACCGAAAATAAATGTGGGGAGCATGAAAACGATTGGACTTCAGTAGAACGTTCGTGGAAAGATATGATGCACTACATTGGCAACGGAGCCGGTTCGTACATGTATTGGAACATGATTTTGGATGAAACCGGGAAAAGTGCCTGGGGGTGGCCGCAAAACTCTATGGTAGTTATCGATTCAAAATCGAAAGAGGTAACCTATACCGACGAGTTTTACCTGTTTAAACACTTGTCGCATTTTGTGCAACCGGGCGACCACTTATTAAAATCGGAAGGCGAGAATGTTTTGGCATTTGAATTAGAAAATGGTCGCATTATGATGATGGTT comes from uncultured Draconibacterium sp. and encodes:
- a CDS encoding DUF1961 family protein — translated: MRSNLFFVIFAVLLITISCKQEEANDFVSLNKSKSWNLQFEDDCTENWQQNWFKDGLISQVKQDEDGMDLIAGPVNRDDAHHTVLWTKRSFEGDIKIEYEYTRTDSQIVNVNILYIQAQGIGKDGRGADITEWNTYRDTANMWKYYFYMDPLHISYAAFPMVNDDPEDDYVRVRKYPAETQEKFKDTEVLPAYFKTGLFLSDVTYKITVIKTESKLYFNVKGNGDEKLFSWDLAEGQSPKEGRIGLRHMYTRSARYKNFKVWTK